The window ggcaaaaaggagaaggaagacatTTTACAAAGACTAGATGGTTGATGTTATCCTAAGTACAGAGCTATAGCTTCAGGATCTGATTTATTCACAAAGTCTGGGTAATTTACACTGTCCCACTTATCTCTTTATTTAATGTCTTAGAGTCGCTAGATTTGAAAAGTAAAGTGGTAGCCGCGTGTTTAAtcgttcaattgtgtccgactctttacaaccccatggactgtaccccactaggcttctctgtccataagattttccaggcaagaatactggagtggcgttgccatttccttctccaggggatttttccctcCCCAGcagtcgaacccatgtctcctgcattggcaggtggattctttacgatctTAAAATTGTAGACACACTCCAAAAGTTAAAGTGTTCACTGTTTATGTTTTTAAGTAACTTATTTACACATATTTATCCCCCCTGCTCTTACTTTTCATATAGTTGTACTGCTTTTCTTTCAAAGGTGAAAAAGTTTCAAGGATATTTTAACCTTTAGTTTTAAAACTCATATGGATTAAAAACGTTACTTGTAGTTGGAGGCAAATATCATCAATTTAGTAATAGTTAAATTCAGctgtcattatttattttaaaaaattattttcttattcttactgctattttgtttgtattttttggctgtgctgtgtggcatgtgggatattagctcCACCGCCAGGGATTGGACTCCTGCTCTTTGCACGGGAAGTGCAGGGTCTGAacacctggaccaccagggaggtcccccaaCGTATTGAAGTCAGATTTAAATAACCTAGAATTATAAAAGGGCAAAGCCCAAGAAAGGATAActtttttgctgttttaaaatgCAACAAAGATTTCCCATATTTGCTCTGTTATTTCTGTCTGCCTTGGTCAGTGGTAGAGCTCCTCAGGATTTTCAGTAAGTTTTGCAATATGAACAATCTTAAGTATTTTCATGTTAGCATCCTACAGGAAAATGTGATTAGTAAAAGTCAATAGGGGTGGATATTATCTTTAAATATGTTATCTACAACAAGATtatttcctaaaatttatatCACAACCAGGGAAATGTGAATATTGACTGGCTTTTAGTGATATTAAGgacttgttaattttatttatatatgataaTAATGGTATTGTAGTTTTTTTAAGCTTATATTTTAGGGACAcattctgaaatatttacagatgaagacataTGATGCTTGAGATTTACTTAAAAAGGGgaagacttggagaaggaaatggcaaccaactccagtatttttgcctgaaaaatcccatggacagaggcgcttggtgggtccaaagggtcacaaagagttggacatgactgaacagagCAGAGCAGACATACAGTGGatgctgttttaaaataatgtacataAAAATTGTTTGTATTCTGAATATCCTATGTACaataaaagattattaaaataaaaagggggAAGAGTCAGGAGCAGAGGTACAAGACTGGTCATGAATGGGACTGGGTAATAATGGGTGCATGAGGTTAATTATACTATtctctgtacatatatatatatatttggaacttttctaaaattaaaaaatttaaatatatagtcTAAATCTTATGCTCTGCAGTttaattttatcacaattttcctttaaattcaCATGTAAACTATTAagcatggcttccctgatagctcatttggtaaagaatctgcctgcaatgcagtagaccccggttcaattcctgggttgggatgatctgctggagaagggataggctacccactccagtattcttgggcttcccttgtggctcaggtggtaaagaatccgcctgcaatgtgggagaccctgggttgggaagatcccctggaaaaggaaaaggctacccactccattattctggcctggagaattccatggactgtatagtccgtagGATCCCAAagactgggacacgactgaggaactttcactttcattttcaaactacTAAGCAAATCTGCTAACGATTAATTGGGAGGACTAGATGATATGCATTTCTAATCCTCGTTCTCTACTTTGACACTGTCAGCCTACATAATCTCTCTGCATTTTACTATCATAGAAATGAGATATTTCATGGTGTTGCATACAGAGTTACAGTAccaatgttatatttttaaaaattatgcatttatatcttaataaaatcacatttaatttcttttaggtaTTAGGGCTGTGAACCTTTGCCAATATGCATGATTGctctatttaatttttctatataaaaatacTCCTCCTGAGGgaatactcagaaaaaaaataaactagttaaagtgaaagtgtgatgtataactgaatcactttgctgtacatctgagactaacacaacattgttaatcagctgtactccaatataaaacttttaaaaataaattgaaaatatgtttcttaaggactgagccatttaaaaataaattaaaaatatgtttcttaaGGATTGAGCCATTTACAAAAGAGCTTTAAACATCTAACGGTAATCTAATCATCTACAGAAAAGCAGGTCTGGAAAATCATGGGTTTCTGACCCTCAGAACTCTATTGTTTTGACTTACTAAATTTAtccaatattttaatttaaaaaatttaccttTTATGTATAGAAGAAGTACTTCTCTTCATTAGAGAAGTAtgaccttttaaaaagaaaaaaaaaacaacatacttGGTTCAACTGCCCTAAAACCAAGGGCATGTTGAGACAGGGTTGATTTACACTGGAGTCTTGGAACCTGACTGAGAGGGCTAATTCTCTATTTGGGTACCTGGAAAACTTCTTGACGTGACATCAGATCCTTGACCATACTGATAGCTAACAGGAGTCGAGTCCATTTCCGCATTCATCTGTGCCTGTTCTTCAGACTGGGAGGTGTGGCTGGAAGAATCAGATGTCCGTGCTTCTCGCTTGCTTGACTTATAATGAGTCATTTCAGAAGACTGTGACAACCTCAGATGTTTGGACTTTTTAATGGAATCTTTCCTTTGTTCATGCTTGGTCAGAGGCTGTGGAGTATTCCTTTGGGAGGCTGGATGGTAATTATACTTACTCCAAGATTTCCCACTTATTATACCTGTTCCTTGATCTGGGCTTAGGTGAGAACGAGGAGAACTGCTTTCATCTTGCCAGCCACTGCTATAAAAAGAGGAGCGTTCTATTCCATTAGAATTGGCATCTTTATCAGAGAGGCTGAAATAGCGATCCTTTTCTTTCTCACTAATGTCTAACGAAGATTTAATAAAGGTCTTACATACACTGATGACATCAGTCATCTGAAGGAAGCTAGCAGCTGACATCACTTCTATGACATTCTGACCCGTGAGAGAGAGCTTGCCGGAATAGACAAAGTCCAGGATAACTGTAAAAGTGTCAGGAGAGAAGGCCTGAAATGTCGCTGTGGTTGGCTGACTTGTCTCCTTGGAGTTCTGAGAAAGAAGCATTTTAAAGTAGCCACTACTAGCAAATAAGACGTTTCGATGGGCTTTGAAGACCTTCCCTTCAACCAGAATACTGCAGTCACAGAATACATCCTGCCTGCGCTGCTCATTCAGTTGCTGCAGGAGGTGAGACTGATGAGAGGAGATCTCCATTCTAGAGAGGAAAAGACACAGTGGTTACCAACACTGGAGTAACACTGCTTCTCCAAGATGAGCCAAGTAAAACGACAGAAACCTCTGTCCTCTTTCCATTAAAAACACTTTCTCCTTAGAGAATATCATCTCCCAGACACAGAAGATAATAGGTTTTAGGATACCATGTAATACTCCTTTTATGTGGaaacttagttccctgagcagggatcgaagCCATGCCCCTGGCcgtggaagtgtagagtcttaaccactggacaggcaGCGAAGTCCCTACTCTACTCTTGTGTGTgagtgctcaatcgtgtctgactctttgagactccatggagtgaagcctgccaggttcctgtgtccatgggattttccaggcaagaatactggagcaggttgccatttccttctccaggggatcttcctgacccagggatggaactggcatctcctgcggtcttgcattagcaagcagattctttaccgctgagccacccggAAAgtcctctgactctttgcaatcccatggactatacagtccatggaattcttcaggccagaatactggagtggatagccgttctcttctccaggggaatcttcccaacccagggattgaacccaggtctccctcgttgcaggcagattctttaccagctgagccaccaggcaagggTAGTTCATTCTACTCTTAGTTGTTTGATTTTTAGACAATTATTTGTTCAGTCACAGAACCTGGCTTGAGCATCAGGCCTTCTGCTATATGGTAAACTAAATAGGCTTCTTTCTTGCCTCTATGTAGTTTTTAACCTAAAGGGAGTATCAGCATTAAACAAACATTCATGTGGAGTTATAAATGACAAGTGCTAAGACagaaggcggagaaggcaatggcaccccactccagtactcttgcctggaaaatcccatggacggaggagcctcgtgggctgcagtccatggggtcgctacgagtcagacacgactgagcgacttcactttcacttttcactttcatgtgttggagaaggaaatggcaacccactccagtgttcctgcctggagaatcccagggacgggggagcctggtgagctgccatctctggggtcgcacagagtcggacacaactgaagtgacttagcagtagcagcaagacaGAAGGAGGGTGCTCTTGGTATAAAAGTATAAACTAGTTTAGATTGGGATGGAGTGTGTTAGGGAATACCTCTCTGAGAAGTCACATTTAAGTTGAGACCTCAAAGGCAATTAGGAATTAACCAGGTGAAGAATGAAGGGAGATGATTTCTGACTCCAGCAAAATGGTGCTCTAGAAAGTACTGAAACTTCTGGTCACAAATCTCTAGAGATGCTGGCTAAAATTCAGTCAAAACTTTAAAGGTACGGCTGAGTTGCTGGGGCAGCAACATGGGCTCTGGTTTTCATCAGTAACAGAAATTGGAACCCCCTAAGGGTTCAACCTTATTGAAAATGGAATAGTAAACTTTGCCCCTAAGTccagagaaaaggcaaagaaagttTATCTTTGCAGGGCCTTGGTTGAGGGAAAAAAAGTCCCTAGGTGAGATATCAAATCCAAGGTTGTGCTTTGTGAAGTTGCTGGAGtccaaatttattttccttgtttggCGTGGAAAACTTAAGCTGAAAAATTAATATGGGAATGAGTCTTGGGCTGGTGGTGTCCGTGGGGACACCTTGCAGAAGCAAATGCCAAACTGCTTATGAGGGAAGCTCTCAGAACccgaaaaaagtgaaagtgttagtcactcagtcatgtctgactttgggaccccaaggactgtagcctgccaggttcctctgtccatggaattctccaggcaaggatactgaaccAGGTGGAAAATAAACTCTGCTTAAACTGAACTCAAAGTCATTCTCTTCACTATATAGTGGCTGGCTCATTTCCAATATTGTACCACCATGATGTCTAATATCTCCTACCTTAAAAACTCCccttgatggttcagtggttaagaatccgcctgccaatgcaggggacacaggtttgatcccaggtccaggaagattccacatgcctcggagcaactgagcccgtgcaccacaactactgagccgccGCGCTCCagagctccgcaacaagagaggccaccacagtgagacgCCTGTGCGCGGCTCAGAGTAGACTCCACTAGCTGCTACTACAGAAAGTTTACgtaaagcagtgaagacccagtatagccaaataaaaaaaataacaaaaacataaTAAACTCCCATTGATTTCACATCTATTTCTAGCGAGAAATAGATTTCTACTCCAAGTAGATTTCTACTCCATTTCTCTGCTTGCCTTACACAAAATTCATTGAAAGAGTTTTTGTCTTGGTTTTTTTCATTTGCTAGCTTCACTTATCCTATTCTCATCAGGTTTTCATGCCCATCCATCAAAACCCATTTTTTGGAAAGATCATTATTAGTAACTTGCATGTTGTCAAATCCAATGGTCACTTCTTTGTCCTCGTTTCACTGACACAGTGGATCATCCTTTTCAACCTGAAACCCTTGTTTCACTTACTTGGCTGCCAGGATACCACTCCTTCATGGTTCTTCAATTGCCCACTCCTCAGTCTCCTCTCCTGATTCTTCCTTGTCTAATCTCTAAGTGCTATGAGATTCAGGACATGCTACCCCTAAATATGGCAACTTGATAGTGAATATTATTAACCGAAGGAGTCTGAGTAAATAGGCAGAAGCAGGAAGGTCACTCTGACACCCCCTCCCTTCTCTGCTGCATCAGATCACAAAACCCAGGTGAGAGGTGTCCTCCCTAGACACAGAGGAAAGGAGCCTCCTTATCTCAGGCAACGAAGGGATGCTAAGAAGAATCTGAACAAACAGGCTGTACTGAGTGTCCCCAGTTCACTGAGTTTACCTCTTACTCCTTATCTACCACATTCTTTCCCACGACTGTCCACTCTTCATCAAGCCTAGCAAAAAACACACAGATCTGTCtctttgggtcttcatttccttctgAAGCCTACTGTGTCATGTAAAACTAACTTTGAGTAAATTCGTATACATTTCTCCTGCTAATGTGTCACTTTAATTTTCAGACACAGGCGAGGAAGAAGGtcaaggaaaattttttcttctctatagcTGGAATGTCCTTGGCCTCAGGCTCAGACCTTTCCTCTACTTATATCATTCCCTACGTGATCTCATCCAGGCTCATGGTTTTAAATACCATCTTTGAGCTTTTAACTCACAGATTTACACATCTAGCCCCGACCTCTTCCCTGAACCCCAGACTTTTATATTTATGTGCATCACCACTTAGATATTTAATAGGCATCCTGAGCTCAACATATCCCAAACCATACTCTTCATTCATCCTCATCTTAAACCTGCCTTTTCTATGGTCTTATCCATCCCAGGAAATGGTAACTTCATCCCACTTATTTAGACCCAAAGCATCAAGAGTCATCTTTGATTCTGTGTTGTCAGCTTTACCttcaaaataaatccaaaatccTACCACTTCTGTCCACTACTGCAGATACCACTTCAGTCCGTCACCTATTATCAACAGCCCCCAAACTGCATATGGTAGGTGGTCAAGATGCGTTGGTTGaaacaatgaataaataagtagtCAAGTTAGGACTGAGTAATAGGTAGAAGTAACTGATTTGAAGTGAAATTGGcagaattttaaatactttttggtacatacaaagaaatatttaacaaatattggtCATTTGTTAGTAACAGGAACTACTTAAAGAATCAGAATCCCCAAATCTTAAAAATGAAGATATCCTTAAAAAACCATGGGACATCTTTTGCACAAGAAGTTTTCCTAAGCTAGGTAAGGAAAACCTGATATAAATTCTGGTGCCATAAATACCAATTTAGGCATTTGTTGACCATGCAGCTTCATATGGACATTGAAAAGACCTGGGGTACCAGCATCTTCAAGGTTTTCTTGTTGAGTATTATCTTCAAGAAGTTGCTTTCTTCTTGTCCTCCTTATAGTTAACCTTGATGTCATGGAATCATCCTTCACAAAGTGCACATTTTCTCCAGGCTGCATAATACTCAAATTATGCTTATGCCATAAttattatgttaaaaaataaccatggattaaagacctaaatgtgagactggacacttttaatataaaatttctagaggaaatcataggcagaacactctttgacataaatcacagcaatatcttttttgatctgtcttccagaataatggaaataaaaacaaaaataaacaagtgggacctattTAAACTCAAAaccttttgcatagcaaaggaaacaataaacaaaatgaaaagacaacagacgaattgggagaaaatattaatatctgcAAGTGATGTGACTGATatgggattagtctccaaaatttacatacAGTTTATGacacttaacagcatcaaaacaaacagcccacttaaaaaaatgggtaaaagaccTAAATAAtctcttctccaaagaagacctgaaagtgaaagtcactcagttgtgtctgattctttgcgatgccatggactatacagtccatggaattctccaggccagaataatggagtgggtagctgttctcttctccagggaatcttcccaacccagggattgaacccaggtctcctgcactgcaggaggattctttaccagctaagcacaagggaagcccaagaatactggagtgggtaacctatcccttctccagcagatcttcccgactcaggaattgaactggacttctgcactgcaggcaaattctttactagctgagctaaagacaaacagatagccaataggcacatgaaaagatgttcaacatcactaattactaaagaaatagaaactaCAAGATATCTCTTTAAGCCactcagaatggctatcataaaaaaaattcataaacagTAAgagctggagaggttgtggaaagaagggaacccttctacactgttggtgggaatgtaaattggtacagccactatggagaacagtatggaggttcctaaaaacactaaaaatagagctaccaaatGACCCTGCAAtccaactcctgggcatatatccgcagataaacatgatccaaaaggatacatgcacatctatgttcattgcagcactgtttacaatagccaagacatagaagcaacctaagtgtccacagacagaggaatggataaagaagatatggtacaaatacacaatggaatactactcagccttcttttcattaaaaacaaagaaataatgccatttgcagcaacacagatggacatagtgagtgtcatactgagtgaagtcagtcagacaaagagaaatatagtatgatatcccttatatgtggaatctagaaagaaatgatacaaatgaacttacttacaaaacagaaaagagactcacagacttataaaaggaaattatggttgctggggggaaaggatagttagggagtttgggaaggacatgtacacactgctatacttaaactGGATAACAAACAGGATCTAATAATGTATAGcccatggaactctactcaatgttatgtgacatcctggatgggagggggttttggggagaatggatacatgtatggaggtaaagaaccgcctgccaatgcaggagacttaggagatgcaggttcaatccctgggctgggaagatcccctggaggaggacatgaaaactgcttcagtattcttgcctggagaatcccaaatcccatggagaggagcctgtcaggctacagtccatagggtcacacagtctgaagcgacttatcatggCACAGCATGGAGGGTTCCCAGGTtgtgaagtggtaaagaatccggctgccagtgcaggagatacaagagactgggctgggaagatcgctgggttgggaagatcgcctggagtaggaaatggcaacccactccagtactcttgcctggaaaattccatggagcctggctagctacagtccatcaggtcgcaaacagttggacatgactgagcgactgagcctgCACACGAGCACGGATACgggtatggctgaatcccttcactgttcctaaaaccatcacaacactgttaatcctctataccccaatacaaaagaaaaagttcaaaacaaacaaacaaacccaaataacaattatatttaagatgcaattttttaaatggcatttcaTATCTTACACACTTTTCTCTCCTAGAATGAACGTGTGGAGTGTCTAATCTGAATACAGCAGCCAGAGCAACCTTTCTACAAAATGAAATCAAGTCACTTCTCTGCACGAAACCCTCCAAAGTTCCCCATTCAACCCCAAAGTGCCTCTCTTGACCTGCGAGGCCCTACCCCATCTGCATCCTGTCCCTCACTGTACCCCTCTGCCTGCATCTCCTCTGTTCTAGCCCTCACACACCGCATTCCAGCTCCAAAGCTCATTCCCAAACATTTAAGGCAAGTTCCTGCCATGAAGCCTTGTGGTACTATTCCCTCTGCTTGGAAATTCTTCCCCC of the Bubalus kerabau isolate K-KA32 ecotype Philippines breed swamp buffalo chromosome 3, PCC_UOA_SB_1v2, whole genome shotgun sequence genome contains:
- the ZBTB8A gene encoding zinc finger and BTB domain-containing protein 8A; amino-acid sequence: MEISSHQSHLLQQLNEQRRQDVFCDCSILVEGKVFKAHRNVLFASSGYFKMLLSQNSKETSQPTTATFQAFSPDTFTVILDFVYSGKLSLTGQNVIEVMSAASFLQMTDVISVCKTFIKSSLDISEKEKDRYFSLSDKDANSNGIERSSFYSSGWQDESSSPRSHLSPDQGTGIISGKSWSKYNYHPASQRNTPQPLTKHEQRKDSIKKSKHLRLSQSSEMTHYKSSKREARTSDSSSHTSQSEEQAQMNAEMDSTPVSYQYGQGSDVTSRSFPDDLPRMRFKCPYCTHVVKRKADLKRHLRCHTGERPYPCQACGKRFSRLDHLSSHFRTIHQACKLICRKCKRHVTDLTGQVVQEGTRRYRLCNECLAEVGIDSLPIDLEAEQHLMSPSDGDKDSRWHMSEDENRSYVEIVEDGSADLVIQQVDDSEEEEEKEIKPNIR